Within the Dermacentor silvarum isolate Dsil-2018 chromosome 8, BIME_Dsil_1.4, whole genome shotgun sequence genome, the region GCAAGGCTTAGCACAGGTGCAGGTCGCCCTAGGGGAGCGGAAGAGAGGCCTAGGTGCACTGGCCGGTCGCATGGACGCCCTCGAGCGTCTGGTGATCCAAAGTACTACGTCCACAACTCCGATGTAGGTCGTTGTTCCGAACGCCTCGTCGACTATAATCAGGGCTACAAGCACATCGAGGCATCAGACTGGGGGGCACTTTTTACGTGCGGCTTTGCTTACAGCAGGTAGTACAGAACACTTGTCTAGTCATGGATAGTTCGAAAGAAGcgttcagaatttggcaatggaactgcaggggataCTCCAATAAAAGGGCTCCATTGCAGCAATATTTATGATTGCTAGCTAACAAATCACGGTAATAGCACTATAGGAAACCCTAGTGTATGCCGCATCCCTCCCCGCTTATCGGGACGTCTCCGGTCAACCCGGTGGTCGGGGAGTATGCACGTTAGTTGACAAGAAGCTTACGCACTTGTCTCACGACTTGAAGCTGGCGAGTTGCAAGGTCGAATACGTCATGGTTCTGCTCAACACGGTTCTGCTCAACACGAGACAACGCAAACAGCGGAGAAACAGCGTGTTTATACTCAACATCTACAGCAATCCCAGGGACTCCCGAGAGCAGTTCAAGACGATATTTAAGAAGTCCGTCGACCTGGCCGGCACCCATCCCCTGGTCGTtgtcggggacttcaacgccccttACGGACTGTGGGGCCACATCTACGACACGAGCAAGGGCCGAGGTCTGTGGCAGAACGCCAACGAAATGGACCTCACGCTCATCACGGACAAGGCGTTCCCGACCCTAATGGGCAACTCGGTGAGCCGGGACACCACCCTCGATCTGGCGTTCGGGAAGAACGTTGTGGGAGCCGAGTGGAGTAACACCGCAATGGAGTTTGGTAGTGACCATTACGTGCTCGAGACCCACTTCGACGTCGCCCGAAGTAAATCCAGAGAGTTCACCATCACAGActgggaccattttcgcaagcTCCGCGGCAACGAAAGCGCACCCGTCCCCAAagacctggaagactggtgcgagAGAATCAAGAGTGACGCGGAGTCGTCCACCAAGAAGATCGTCACCGACCTGGAGGTAGAGAAAATGGACAGCAGGCTAGCCCACCTTATCGAGGCCAAGCAGGCGTTGCTCCTACGATGGAAGGGACAAAGGTTAAATCGAAGGTTGAGGAAAAATATCTCCGAGCTCAACAAGGCCATCGAAGGCCACTGTCGGACCCtcggcaagcagcaatgggatgaggtcTGCGACtcaatcgacgggcagatgcgcaacgGTAGGACGTGGGGCATGCTCAAACATCTCCTCGATGAGCGCAGCACCAGATCCAACCAGAGACACGCTCGCCAGAGCCCTGCACGAAGGTACCAGATCCTGTTCCGGGGACGAGCTGGTAGCCAAGCTCATGGGGAAGTATCTGCCCGTAAAGCACGGAGACAAGAAAATCCGGTTTCCCGACTACCTCGGCCCGGCCCGTCGGGAGTTGGATGAAGACTTCACCGTGGAGGAAATCAGGCAAGCCATTTTTGCACTCAAcggcaagtctgcgccgggtcctGACGGTATCACCAACAAGATGCTGCAGAACCTTGACGACCGTTTGATCGAATATCTCACCGAGAAAATCAACGGGACGTGGAGAAACGTACGGCAGTGTCCCAGATAACTGGAGGACCGCCAACACCATCCTGATCCCCAAACCCGGCAAGGCTCCGAACGTGGACAACCTCCGACCCATCTCTCTCACGTCCTGCGTCGGgaaggtggcggagcatgtcatcCTCAACAGACTAAGCAGATATCTCGAAGACAACGTCTATACTCACCACATGATTGGCTTCCGCGCCGGCCTCTCGACGCAGGACGCCATGAAGATGATCAAACATCACATCATCGACGGCAGTACCAGGGACACCAGAGCCCTGCTCGGACTCGACCTTGAgaaagcatttgacaacgttCTCCACGAATACATCCTGGCTTCCGTCGCGGACCTCGAGCTGGAACCCAGGCTGTATAACTACGTTCGTTCGTTCCTGACGGGGAGGAAAGCGAAGCTGCGGATTGGCGAATTTGTCTCCGACGAGGTGCTTCTGGGCCCACGGGGTACGCCGCAAGACTCGGTCATTTCGCCCACTCACTTCAACATGTGCATGGTCGGCCTCTCGAGGAAGCTGGCCCAAGTTGAAGGTATCAAACACAACATCTACGCCGACTACATCACGATCTGGTGCACCGGTGGTAGCGAAGGGCAACTGGAAAGCGTCATGCAAGAAGGTGTAGACGTCACGGAGCAGTACCTGCTACCCGCCGGACTCAGGTGTTCCCCGACAAAAtccgagcttctgctttacagaaaagaaagaGGTAGCAGACCCAAGGGCTGGAAACCGGTCTCCGAAAGTGACATTTACCTGTTCTCTCGGAGCGGCGACCCTATACCCAGGGTCGGTACCATCAGAGTTCTGGGTATGTTCATCGAAGTGGGTAGCGGCAACGGTACTGCGTTGCGCAAAATCATTGCAAAGACCGACAAGGCTTTTCGCCTCGTATGAAGGGTCACGAACAGACGTCGTGGCCTGAAGGAGGACAACCTGCTTCGGCTCATAAACACCTTTGTGCTGTGTCACTTCACCTACACggtggccatgcacaactggctcagagccgaGCGGGACAAGCTCAATGCCCTCATTAGAAAAATTGTCAAGAAAGCCCTCGACTGCCCGTCAGAACGCATACCGAGGACCTCCTCCGTCTCGGCATAcacaacaccatggaggagacagcTGAGGCTCAGGAACCGGCCCAGCTAACTCGGCTATCCACCACGCCGGCCGGCAGGCGGATCCTTGAAGAGATATCGGACTCGCCCCCACCAAGAACTTGAATAGCAACCCCCAGATCCCCAGAGAAATAGGGGAGAAGCTCGTCGTCGCCCTCTTGCCCCGCAACGTTCTTCCCGTGCACAACGCAGGTCGTCGCAAGGCAAGAGCGTCCGCGATACTAAAACAAATCTACAAGGACAAGATTGAAGCAAGCTTCGTCGATGCCACCGCGTACCGAGACGGCAAGGCTTTGGCGGTTTCCGTTGTGGAGACGCTGGGCAAAGTCATCAACTGTGCCTTGGTTCGGAGTGGTCGGGGTGGTCGAGGGGGTTCCTCAacgagtctgctcacgaggctgcgcgtggcTTTACCAACCGCGCTGCCCTCGGATCGGACGACTCTCCCCCCGGACACAGGGACGCTCCTATCACGCACAATGAAGTTACTAAATTCTTTGACTTAGCGAGAATTCTacgcattgaaatgcggccgcggccgcatttcgatgagggcgaaatgcgaaaacacccgtgtacttagatttaggtgcccgttaaagaaccccaggtggtccaaatttccggagtcccccactacggcgtgcctcataatcatatcgtggttttggcacgtaaaaccccataatttaattattagCTTGCATGTGGCCGAAACTAATACTTCAAATAAAGTTTAACGCTTCTGTCACGAtccgatgtgccatgtgaggcaatgacaatgctaaccttCTTTAAGGTTATAAATAATGGCTCACAACAACGCCTCCAAGAAACACGTCTTGCTGTGTGTTCTTTGTACTACGCAGAcgaacagcagtggtgcacgcaatgtaacgtttaacatcaactcaccactctcgtattacACTAAACGCTAAAGGAATTAAACATTGGCCGTCAGcgtcaccgctaattatcgtcaatcagaGCAAACAgtacagaaagcttcgcttacaacgattcccacagtgcgtgggatccgcagtGACTTTTTCAACTTTACGTTTTACATATTTTCTAGCGCATGAATCACGCGAGATAGGCTCGGTCGCCTAAGAGCAAGTTTAGAGAGCACTGGGACTCGTTTACGTGAgctgatttattattattatttttgcaaaTAGCTTTcaattttctttatctctttcgcccgttttcatgGCGGTCGCACTCTCACCGCCGGTGCAAAGTGCGCGTGCGCTCGCGGAAACCAGTTGCGCGGAGCGTTTGTTGCGTTTTTATGTGCATCTGAAGTTTTGGGCatctgaaggtttagatgctaTGATGGAGAACTCGGAAAGGACCAATGAGGTTAAAAAAACCCGAGAacacacctaagcacttcttatgagttgtgaatgcgaaagagttaatgtccaattgaacgccgctgagcggtccttcgagttatgaactcctcgcgaacaggtgagcgcgttgagacgcttcgcgcattttgatttggccttaccgaggctaCCGAGGCGCAggtagaacgcaggcgagagcttgcgcggacaaggaacacCTGGaaaacacaggcttccgagagcgagggtgatttGGCGTCGCGCCGATGCCCTCTGCCCTCAATCAGCACCTGGCGCGCTACTGGGGCAGCAGCTGATGTTCCCtctcgcccgctctgctccgccgaggcgcgttcgtgacgtggcgtcgcagccaatgggattTTAAGTGTTCCTACAGACGGTGTTATTACAGACGCGGGACGCCGGTTATATCGcccaatgagccatttgacgctttcgcatcaaaaatgtTTTGGAGTGGACATGTCGTTAAAGTGAAGCCAGGCCGCTGCCCTCTTACTCAGGGCCCGAAGAGAACTCAAGGAACAGTGGAGAATAGGAAgcactttcttttttcacttGCTTCGCGTTTAAGAATTAAGATAGCTAATTTCGCCGTACAGATTCTATTGAATGCTCATCTTTGTGTCACTGGTGTTAGGAGTAATCCTGAACGTGGCACATTGTTTTGAAGTTGCTGGCATCAGCTCTCAGCCAAATGCaatattttagctagaaacaaCGAGTTTTTATTTTGTAACTTGTCTAGCGCTTACATTAGCATAACAAAAGCACTTAGGTTGTTccaacatgggactagccaacggctagcaggccccctgcctagcttctcaagACCTCAATAAAattgtttactactactacttaagTTGTGAGCTGACTCGAGGCTTTGCggcactctttcagaggtgaaatCAGGGCAAGCGCTGGTTTAACCTCAGCTGACAAGAGTTGAGAGAGCTGCCAGTCAAGAATTTTTCTCATGCGTAAGCGTAAATGGCCCGTCTGTGAAATCGACGATAATATGCTTCAAGCCTCGAGGGAAGCGaacgccggaggaggaaggcgtcTAGAGGTGGAGAAgcgaatcgccgcgttcgcgcccttttcgTTTGTGCTTCGAGGCCGCAGTGCTCACTGTGCATGTTCacggcgtctcttctttgcatgtgttGTAATATGCGCTTTGCCTATTcctcttcacacacacacacacacacacacacacacacacacacacacacacacacacacacacacacacacacacacacacacacacacacacacacacacacacacacacacacacacacacacacacacacacacacacacacacacacacacacacacacacacacacacacacacacacacgcacgcacgcacgcacgcacacacacacacacacacacacacacacacacacacacacacacacacacacacacacacacacacgcacacacacacgcacacacacacacacacacgcacgcacacacacgcacgcacacacacgcacgcacgcacgcacgcacacgcacacacacgcacacacacacgcacacacgcacacacacacgcacacacgcacacacacgcacgcacacacacgcacacacacacacacacacacacacacacacacacacacacacacacacacgtacacacacacacacacacacacgcacacacacgcacacactctctctctctctctgttcctgTGGCACACCAGGGGTTGCACCGTCGAGATCTATGTAGCGATCGCTTTCGGGCTCTTTCCGTTCGTGCTTCGACGCCGGGGTGCTCGcaataaggtcatggtccctgtgatctctaaataaatgaaaaccaccggatcatattgttacgcgaaggacgagtcagtaagactaccagctatttacaggttgtattttcaacagtggttgcagcgctcagcggttagattcacaccgcgagcccagctccttcttcctcttttctcgagtggtggcgcccgcgcgcctcgttcaaacaaccaaataccacacgcgtgtagcataatcccccggcggcagaagcgacgtcccggagcgtctaaatgccatcactgggagggtgatactgcttcagtcgtgtaacgtgcacgatttcactggactgggaagcagatggggcgtcaggtgagatctcgtaggtgacgggagtcacggcacgtagcactcggtaggggcctgtgtaacgagacagcagtttttctgacaggccgacctgacgcgacggagaccatagaagcaccaaagaaccaggcgggaagtgcacgtcgcggtgtcgctggtcgtacaagcGCCGTTggctctcttgggagtgcagaaggcggtcacgggcaatttcccttgcgtgggcagcgcgggcgacggcgtcaagtgcatattcactggtgggtgctgcgtgaactcccagggaggcttgtgtcgaggggcagtgctggttctcggcctaacagaaggaaaaatggcgaataaccggctgtgtcgtggcgcgaggaattatacgcaaaggtgacaaacggtagagcgaggtcccagtcagtgtggtcggaagacacatacttcgcgagcatgtctgtgagagtgcgattaagacgctccgtgaggccattcgtttgcggatggttgacgtggatagcttgtgcctcgtggcacaggactgcaggatgtccgcaataacttttgacaggaatgtccggccacggtctgcgagaagttgtcgcggagcgccatgtaataaaatcacgtcgtgtAGAAGAAAATTGGCAACATctgttgcgcagcttgtagggagcgctcgggtgatggcgtagcgcgtggcctaatctgtggccacagcgatccacctgttcccagaggtagaaagagtaaaaggaccaagtaaatctaaaccaacccgaaagaatggttccgcgggaatgtcaattggttgaaggtacccagcagggagcgtcgacggtgtcttgcgtcgctggcatttctcacacgcagctacgtatcttcgaacggagcgagcaagccctggccaaaagaagcgtcggcggatccggtcgtaggtacgtgacacaccgaggtgaccggcagtggggaggtcgtgaagttcgtggagaacagccgagcgaaggtgtttagggatcacaaggagtaatgctgggccgtcggggtgaacgttgtggcggtagagtacgccatcttgaagcgtgaataagcgaagggagctgtcggcaagtgacgattccaggcggtcaatgatgatacgcaaggacgggtcacggcgctgctcgtcggtgacatggaccagtggaaaaacggagagaacgcaggcgtcggtgtcagtatcagacttagaggtcgggtcttggactgggtagcgagagaggcaatctgcgtcctggtgttggcgtcccgacttgtacgtcactgtgtagggatattcttgtagtcggagagcccaacgaccaagcctacgagtaggatccttgagcgacgaaagccaacacagcgcatgatggtctgtgattactgagaagggcttgtcatataaatatgggcggaactttgaaacagcccagacgagagcaagacattcgcgctcggtaatcgaatagttgcgctctgcagttgtcaggagccggctagcgtaggctatgacgcggtcgtgtccgtgttgccgttgcgctaagactgcgccgatcccataaccactggcatcggttcggacctctgtaggttcggacgggtcaaagtgggccaagatcggtggatttgtcagaatcgtgataaggcgtgaaaatgcggcagcctgaggggaaccccacgtaaaaggcacgtctttcttcagaagttcagtgagtggtcgagcgattgctgcgaaatctttcacaaaccgtatgaaataagagcagagccccacaaaactccaaACGTCTTTggcagactgaggtacaggaaaagctgttactgctcgaaccttctccgggtcgggttgtactccggaagaatcgacgagatggccgagcactgtaatctgtcggcgcccgaagtggcacttcggtgagtttaattggagcccagccttgcggaagacgtcaaggatagctgcgacgcgctcaaggtgcgtctcaaacgtaggataaaacacaaggacgtcgtcgaggtaacaaaggcaagttgaccatttgaaaccttgaagcagagagtccatcatccgttcgaacgtggcgggggcattgcataaaccaaacggcataaccttaaattggtagaggccatctggagtgacgaaagcggtcttttcttggtctcgctcatcgacggaaatctgccaataaacagatcgaaggtcaatggacgaaaagtatttggcaccgtgaagacaatcaatagcgtcgtcaattcgtggtaacgggtaaacgtcctttttagtgattcggtttaggtggcggtaatcaacacagaaactccacgtgccatctttctttttgacgagtacgaagattaggtcatgagggcaactggtcagcacggagaacaggactggaacttggcggccagcaattcctacgcgagcagtgcacataccacagatggcaacagtggcgccattggcgacgcgtacggctcgagtgacggcaggcgtaagaactttttgaggcgacgacataggttagcgctcattatggacacttgggctccagtatcaatcagtgctgtcaacgggacaccatctacacatatacatatatatatatgtacatatacatatgtgTACATATGtacatgtacatatatatatatatatatatatatatatatatatatatatatatatatatatatatatataattctttaatacttcaaataaccaattacaccatcacatcttaatagtcataatgggaaatacataattgccaccatagtacagcttcgctggtcttccatctccagcccagtggaagggctgaaaGTTTTTTTACTTATTTAATTTCAGTGACATTATACTGATTCAGCCATTGAATATTTAATAGTGGAGACGATGCAGTCAGACGCCTTTATAACGGGGTGCACGGGGCCTCTAAAATTATTCGTcgtacaggtcacttcgttgtaaagatcTGGCACCGTCCCACTTCTCGATAGAGCACACTTAGCACGTCCAGCAAAATAAAGCCTCTATTTAACATAACGTGATACGTGATGAATGAATCATGAATGGCGCTAGGAACTTCCCGTCAGCCAAGAGTGGCCTCCACTTATTATTTTGTGAATGCACTTTTCAATGCATCTCTTAACAGGTGAGTATGCTAACTTATGAGTTACTTTTATGATAATTAATATAGCCTATACCATTAAATTTTGTCCATACGTCAGATAAACGCAATATTATGATACatctgtagtgaagacgaatgcccggcgctgcagactCATCGCCAGTCGTCTGGGAGGCGCGAGATCGAGATTGCCTgacctgctctggttgagacacgctgcctgctgctctctaggcctgtattcacattagattctggtggaggtgctgcggtttttcccccaacctggaattacgcacccgaactctgccgtccgtcatgcctgacgacaccagcccgactccagccatcgtatgtgccggtgccaaGCGTCAgtgggatcctgacatcttcagcggcaccaatgggaaagacgttgaagattggctggaatcatatgagcgcgccagcaacaccaacaaatgggacgatccccaCAAGTTCGGCAACGCGATCTTCTATTTATCGGGTGTTGCCAAGCTGTGGTTCCAAATTCACGAAGCCGATGTACGCACTTGGGCTGGCTTCAAAACCGGCATCGCAGatgttttcggccgccctggcgttcgcaaacttcgcgctgaacaatgCCTACGAAGCTGATCCCAGGAAACTgatgaaacgttcaccagctacatagaggacatcgtcgacctctgccggcgtgtcaacccgacgatggcggaggcggacaaggtacgtcCCATCATGAAGGgaatttccgacgatgcctttcatatgctgctatccaaaaacccaggcactgtttttcaggtcattgagctttgccagagtttcgacgagctctgcagacagcgtcttctcacgcggcgcccacctgtgttcgacgaaaccctcgcgagcatgaccgcggctcctgagatggactctctgctttggcagataaaagagttcgtccgtgctgaggtcgctcgtcagctttcgctgctgtcctcagccacgccAGAACCCTAGCCTTTGCCGGCCAGctttcgccaggtcatccacaaagcaagtttgcgcagctctcccttctgcccgcgagactccgctAGTGCCGACTCCcattgcttttcccgaggtgactgcacctctcagctatgccgaggctctcgcgcggccaccacctcagacctttgcgccattccgtTCAGTCGTGCCACTGCatccagcccctcacttcgttcagccgtgGTACCCACACAGGAATGGACAATGGCacactcctgacaaccggccaatatgttttgcttgtggtctacctggccacgttgcacgattttgccgtcgcggCGCAACATCCTACCGCCGCAGCTTCGACAACGAACCATACGTTTCAGCGTACCGGTCGTCCTCCGcttctcagaaccctggccagatgtcttcctactcggaccaccgccctcttggtGACCACCGTTCGCCATCgcctcgacgccgctcgctttcgccgatgcgtcgtcgtccttctacgccagaacgggaaaactaatcgccgcagttccagaggcaagaactgcgtcacccacgaataGACCAAGGCATCTCCCTTCTCCGAcgaatgttattgatgtatatgtggacggcctCGCTGCACTCGcgctcgttgacactggtgccacAGTTTGTTATTAGTGCCGAACTTTGCCGTTTgctcagaaaagttacgacgccactgtcaaacgtataacttcgtactgccagcgcagaccgcatcacgcctgcagctgcgtgtactgctcgcgttgtgatcaacggcctcctctacatcgtcgaatttttggtgctgtgttcttgttcccacaaTGTTATTTTGTGCTGGGACTTCCTTTGCGCTAATAAGGCcttcatcgactgttctcgtgctgaagtggaatttcaaacgctctGTCATGGcccactccttgacgctcgtgaacctgaagataaagtttttgttgccgaagacgttacaattccaccgcactcatctgccgttgccacagtgtcatgccaCACTGTTGCTGATACCGGCGCACTTTTTGCGCCACCTgaaattttcgctcgtcgcaaatattccccgctgcctttcgcccttttggacgttcatgccggcgtcagcagactgctcgtcggCAACCGATTGTCCTTTTCCCttctttgcttcgtggggagtgcgttggctgTACTgtgtgtgtcgaccctgctgccatcttTGACATACCAACTGGTTTCAttgccactcatgaggtcgccggagtgacctgtaaccccgcgcaggagccgacttcgcccgatgttttacatagctccatcgccgacacgttgaccgTTTTCCAACGCTCCCAGCTTCtatacgccttctcgacaagttccgttcgtcgttcgactgccagcatgttctcttgggccgcacgtcaactgtttgtcatcgcatcgacacgggtaccagtgtgccactgcgacaaagaccatatcgtgtatccgtgacagagcgccgtgttatcgacGACCAAGTAGCTCACATGCtaaagcgcggcgtcattcagccttcggatagcccctgggcatctcccgttgttcttgttaagaaggatggatcgattcaattctgtgtcgattaccttCGTCTTAACAAAacaactcgtaaagatgtttaccctcttccgagaattgacgacgcccttgactgtctccaaggcgcggagttcttctatcgacttacgcagcggctattggcaagttcCCATGGCACCCGAGGACCAatctaaaacggcctttgtagcaccagatggcctatatgaatttcctGTCATGcgtttcgggctttgcaacgcccccggAACATTTGAgtgtatgatggacaaccttttgcgtggtctcaagtggacaacgtgcctgtgctacttagataatgtggttattttttcgcccgattttcccgcccatctctgtaggctggaggaagtgttacagtgcctaactgccacCGGCCTTCAGcgcaacttgaagaaatgccactttggcgcaagtcagctcaccatccttggccatgtagtagctaaacacggtattcttcctgacgccgccaaactccgtgcagttgccgattttcccaaaccttcctccgtaagagaacttcgcagcttacTGGGCCTgcgttcttactttcgccgcttcattcggaattttgcgtccatcaccgctccttTGAATGAGCTTCTACGGGgcgacttgaacgattacgcctggtcgtccgcttgtgacgatgccttccaagagtttcgtcgtctactgacctcactgcctatactgcgtcacttcgacccgacagctccgaccGGAGTACACACCGAAGCCAATGGTGTTGgacttggcgctgtgctcgcgccgCGCAAATCTGAATTCGACGAGCACGTCGTTGCAtccgcaagccgcaccctcaccaatgccaagaagaattattccgttacggagaaggaatgtttagccataatctgggcacttggtaaatttcgaccctacctctatggccgccccttcgacgtgattacagaccaccatgcactttgttggctgtccacgatgaaggac harbors:
- the LOC119462158 gene encoding uncharacterized protein LOC119462158, whose product is MVLLNTVLLNTRQRKQRRNSVFILNIYSNPRDSREQFKTIFKKSVDLAGTHPLVVVGDFNAPYGLWGHIYDTSKGRGLWQNANEMDLTLITDKAFPTLMGNSVSRDTTLDLAFGKNVVGAEWSNTAMEFGSDHYVLETHFDVARSKSREFTITDWDHFRKLRGNESAPVPKDLEDWCERIKSDAESSTKKIVTDLEVEKMDSRLAHLIEAKQALLLRWKGQRLNRRLRKNISELNKAIEGHCRTLGKQQWDEVCDSIDGQMRNAPDPTRDTLARALHEGTRSCSGDELVAKLMGKYLPVKHGDKKIRFPDYLGPARRELDEDFTVEEIRQAIFALNGKSAPGPDGITNKMLQNLDDHNWRTANTILIPKPGKAPNVDNLRPISLTSCVGKVAEHVILNRLSRYLEDNVYTHHMIGFRAGLSTQDAMKMIKHHIIDGSTRDTRALLGLDLEKAFDNVLHEYILASVADLELEPRLYNYVRSFLTGRKAKLRIGEFVSDEVLLGPRGTPQDSVISPTHFNMCMVGLSRKLAQVEGIKHNIYADYITIWCTGGSEGQLESVMQEGVDVTEQYLLPAGLRCSPTKSELLLYRKERGSRPKGWKPVSESDIYLFSRSGDPIPRVGTIRVLGMFIEEDNLLRLINTFVLCHFTYTVAMHNWLRAERDKLNALIRKIVKKALDCPSERIPRTSSVSAYTTPWRRQLRLRNRPS